A single Nitrosospira multiformis ATCC 25196 DNA region contains:
- a CDS encoding MraY family glycosyltransferase, with protein sequence MNSGSPILYLIPPFIAFAVSLGTISCLIKGNILKILDQPNSRSLHTRPVPRTGGLGLMSGIFVSWTFLPVKPPVSIWVAIVLLVTISFADDVRSLPVWPRLVIYTGLGIWFSAVTLAATYGWLVAVAAALCITWMLNLYNFMDGSDGLAGGMTLIGFSCYGATAWISGNEAFAIANFCIAAAAGAFLLFNFHPARIFMGDAGSIPLGFLAAALGMMGWINGCWPPWFPLLVFSPFIVDASVTLIKRGLRGEKIWRAHREHYYQRLVRSGLGHRNTALIGYVLMSATAISALWATQQHTNVQFGMVTAWIGIYLVMICLCDRRLRHAPDSP encoded by the coding sequence ATGAATTCCGGCTCCCCGATTTTATATCTGATCCCGCCATTCATAGCGTTTGCCGTGTCGCTAGGAACGATTTCGTGTCTGATCAAAGGGAATATTCTCAAAATCCTGGACCAGCCGAATTCCCGATCGCTGCATACTCGTCCCGTTCCCCGCACGGGAGGCCTGGGGCTGATGTCGGGGATTTTCGTCTCATGGACGTTTCTGCCGGTAAAACCGCCGGTGTCGATATGGGTTGCGATTGTGCTGCTGGTAACGATATCTTTCGCCGATGATGTACGCAGCCTGCCGGTATGGCCAAGGCTCGTCATTTACACAGGACTTGGAATCTGGTTTTCTGCCGTAACCCTTGCTGCCACCTACGGCTGGCTTGTCGCCGTAGCAGCCGCACTCTGCATTACCTGGATGCTCAACCTCTATAATTTCATGGACGGTTCGGATGGACTGGCAGGCGGCATGACACTGATCGGTTTCAGTTGCTACGGAGCGACAGCATGGATTTCCGGAAACGAGGCCTTTGCAATCGCCAACTTCTGTATTGCCGCAGCAGCAGGAGCTTTTCTGTTGTTTAATTTTCATCCCGCACGCATTTTCATGGGAGACGCGGGCTCGATTCCGCTCGGGTTCCTTGCTGCAGCATTAGGTATGATGGGATGGATAAATGGCTGCTGGCCTCCATGGTTTCCCTTGCTCGTATTTTCGCCGTTTATCGTCGATGCTTCCGTCACCTTGATAAAACGCGGACTGCGAGGCGAAAAAATCTGGCGAGCGCATCGCGAGCATTATTACCAGCGCCTAGTGCGAAGCGGTCTGGGTCATCGCAATACGGCTCTGATCGGCTACGTTCTGATGTCAGCCACAGCCATCAGCGCCCTCTGGGCGACTCAGCAGCACACGAACGTTCAGTTCGGAATGGTGACCGCGTGGATCGGAATTTATCTGGTCATGATATGCCTTTGCGATCGCCGTCTGCGGCATGCCCCGGATAGTCCATAG
- a CDS encoding polysaccharide biosynthesis protein, whose amino-acid sequence MPAPKLNIRTVIAFGHDVVAAAIAWSLAYLFRFNFEIPFVYLASLEEILPWVVPIHAAAFLFFGLYRGLWHYASLPDLRRILFAVSASAAAVPLVLYMLQILVGVPRTVLILAPILLLFIMGSSRLAYRFWKEHRLYGRSKTGGNLVLVIGASDAAVGLVKELARNVEWRVAGFLDDDPAKRGLMLHGFKVLGRINDLPEVARKLGVAHAIIALTSSASDRRKSYRTHSDRRRPDRLLRDRRRALQLCAAAGVKALIVPSYNDLVSGNIKVSQIRTVEPEDLLGRDPVVLDNDGLHDLLTGKTVLVTGAGGSIGSELCRQIVKFAPAQLVLFELNEFALYSIEQEFQADFPEIPMIFAIGDVKDEARLSQVFLQYRPAIVFHAAAYKHVPLMEQENAWQAVLNNVRGTYVLAQTAIRYGVEKFVLISTDKAVNPTNVMGASKRLAEMVCQALQQSIASPDSPTENASGKIVLGSRLERRQEPRFVMVRFGNVLGSAGSVIPKFREQIEKGGPITVTHSEITRYFMSIPEAAQLVLQAGLMGGKRRGGEIFVLDMGEPIKIADLARDLIRLSGLSEDEIKIVYNGLRPGEKLYEELLADDENTLPTPHPKLRIAQARQVDRKWLTALLAWLEEHPALSDEEVKRELPRWVPEYVSAESVIPVSQVRESRIA is encoded by the coding sequence ATGCCCGCGCCCAAACTCAACATAAGGACGGTTATTGCATTCGGGCATGATGTTGTAGCTGCCGCCATCGCCTGGTCCCTGGCTTATCTGTTCCGCTTCAATTTCGAGATACCCTTCGTTTATCTGGCATCTTTGGAAGAGATTCTGCCGTGGGTGGTCCCGATACACGCAGCAGCCTTCTTATTCTTTGGCCTGTATCGTGGACTCTGGCATTACGCAAGCCTGCCCGATTTGCGGCGCATCCTGTTTGCTGTATCCGCTTCGGCTGCAGCCGTCCCATTGGTGCTATACATGTTGCAGATACTGGTCGGTGTCCCCAGAACTGTGCTGATACTGGCCCCCATCCTGCTGCTGTTCATCATGGGAAGCAGCCGTCTCGCTTACCGGTTCTGGAAAGAACACCGGCTTTACGGCCGCAGTAAAACGGGAGGCAATCTCGTTCTGGTGATAGGAGCAAGTGATGCTGCTGTCGGCTTGGTAAAAGAGCTGGCGCGCAATGTGGAATGGCGCGTCGCGGGTTTCCTTGACGACGATCCGGCCAAGCGGGGGCTGATGCTGCACGGATTCAAAGTACTGGGCCGCATCAACGATCTGCCGGAGGTAGCCCGGAAACTGGGTGTCGCGCATGCCATTATCGCTCTCACCTCCTCCGCTTCAGATCGCCGCAAATCCTATCGCACCCACTCTGATCGCCGCCGCCCCGACCGCCTCCTGCGCGACCGACGTCGAGCCTTGCAACTGTGTGCAGCGGCAGGGGTAAAGGCCTTGATCGTCCCTTCCTATAACGACCTGGTGAGCGGCAACATCAAGGTGTCACAAATCCGGACAGTCGAGCCTGAAGATTTGCTGGGGCGGGATCCTGTCGTGCTGGATAACGATGGACTGCACGATTTACTGACGGGAAAAACGGTATTGGTTACAGGCGCGGGGGGTTCGATTGGATCGGAGTTATGCCGACAGATCGTCAAATTCGCACCGGCTCAACTGGTACTGTTTGAATTGAATGAATTTGCGCTGTACAGCATAGAGCAGGAATTCCAGGCCGATTTTCCAGAGATTCCCATGATATTCGCCATTGGCGATGTCAAGGATGAAGCGCGGCTATCACAGGTATTCCTGCAATACCGGCCGGCTATTGTGTTTCATGCGGCTGCCTACAAGCATGTGCCCCTGATGGAACAGGAAAATGCATGGCAGGCGGTGCTGAACAACGTGCGGGGAACCTATGTCCTGGCGCAAACCGCCATCCGGTACGGGGTGGAGAAATTCGTCCTGATTTCGACCGACAAGGCCGTCAACCCGACCAATGTCATGGGCGCGAGTAAACGCCTGGCTGAAATGGTATGCCAGGCGTTACAGCAGTCGATTGCATCTCCTGACAGTCCCACCGAAAACGCCTCCGGCAAAATTGTTCTGGGCAGCAGGCTTGAAAGGAGGCAGGAGCCACGATTCGTCATGGTGCGTTTCGGTAATGTGCTGGGCAGTGCGGGCAGCGTGATTCCCAAATTCAGGGAGCAGATTGAAAAAGGGGGACCGATAACGGTAACGCACTCGGAAATCACCCGTTATTTCATGTCCATACCTGAGGCAGCACAGTTGGTTCTACAGGCCGGCTTGATGGGCGGCAAGCGGCGGGGGGGGGAAATTTTCGTGCTGGATATGGGCGAACCGATTAAAATCGCCGATCTTGCGCGAGATCTGATTCGTCTTTCCGGATTGAGCGAGGATGAAATAAAAATTGTTTACAATGGCTTGCGCCCCGGCGAAAAACTCTACGAAGAACTGTTGGCGGATGACGAAAATACGCTTCCCACGCCCCACCCCAAATTGCGTATCGCGCAAGCACGTCAGGTAGACAGAAAATGGCTGACAGCTCTGCTGGCGTGGCTTGAGGAGCATCCCGCCCTGAGCGACGAAGAGGTCAAGCGGGAGCTGCCCAGATGGGTTCCGGAATACGTGAGCGCGGAATCAGTTATCCCCGTTTCCCAGGTTCGCGAGTCTCGTATCGCATAG
- a CDS encoding dicarboxylate/amino acid:cation symporter, translating into MKKISLNTQILWGVFAGLFLGLGLSLLDEESVIFRAGLYGAELLGTLFIDLLKMVLIPLVFTSIAVGVANLRAHQQMHKVWKATLGFFLFSMALAILLGLTAANIVRPGEGLQLAMFQDDMQNFQAGQMPLTEFVAQLLHSLFQNPMTALAQGNVLAVVVFALLLGIAMVVGGERYANILILLQELLELMLMLVGWIMRLAPLGIMGLLVKLAATQDVTLLATLVEFIAVVIGATLLHGMVVLPLILYLVTGMTPFKFWRGAREALLTAFATSSSSATLPVTLRCVEQHLHVKRDIAGFVIPLGATLNMDGTALYEAVAALFVANLIGIELNLAQQMIVFLTAMLAAMGAPGIPSAGMVTMVVVLQSVGLPAEAIAILLPVDRLLDTFRTAVNVEGDMVGSLVVQKWVRKESIRGSRSDSEG; encoded by the coding sequence ATGAAAAAAATCTCGCTCAATACGCAAATATTATGGGGTGTATTCGCCGGCCTCTTCCTGGGCCTGGGTTTATCCCTGCTCGATGAAGAATCGGTGATTTTCCGAGCCGGATTATATGGCGCCGAGCTGCTTGGCACGCTGTTTATCGACCTGTTGAAAATGGTGCTCATTCCGCTCGTGTTCACATCGATCGCAGTAGGCGTGGCCAACTTGCGGGCGCACCAGCAGATGCATAAGGTATGGAAAGCAACGCTTGGTTTCTTCCTGTTTTCGATGGCGCTGGCTATTCTGCTGGGTTTGACCGCAGCCAACATTGTCCGTCCCGGAGAAGGGCTGCAGCTCGCCATGTTCCAGGATGACATGCAGAACTTCCAGGCCGGGCAGATGCCTTTAACGGAGTTTGTTGCGCAACTGCTTCATTCGCTGTTTCAGAACCCCATGACCGCCCTGGCTCAGGGGAATGTGCTCGCAGTGGTCGTTTTCGCGCTCCTGCTGGGCATTGCAATGGTGGTGGGCGGGGAGCGCTACGCCAACATCCTCATACTGCTGCAGGAGCTGCTGGAGCTGATGCTGATGCTGGTTGGCTGGATCATGCGCCTTGCTCCGCTCGGCATCATGGGACTGCTGGTAAAACTCGCTGCCACACAGGACGTGACTTTGCTTGCCACATTGGTCGAGTTCATCGCGGTGGTGATTGGAGCCACTCTGCTGCACGGGATGGTAGTGCTCCCGCTGATTCTTTATTTGGTCACGGGAATGACGCCGTTCAAATTCTGGCGCGGCGCCCGCGAAGCACTGCTAACAGCTTTTGCGACCAGCTCCAGCTCAGCCACCTTACCCGTCACTTTACGCTGCGTGGAACAGCACCTGCACGTCAAACGCGACATTGCCGGATTTGTCATCCCGTTGGGTGCAACACTGAACATGGATGGCACTGCTTTGTACGAAGCCGTGGCAGCATTGTTCGTGGCCAACCTCATCGGGATAGAACTTAATCTCGCACAGCAGATGATCGTGTTTTTGACTGCGATGCTGGCTGCCATGGGTGCTCCGGGCATACCCAGCGCGGGAATGGTCACCATGGTAGTCGTGCTGCAATCGGTCGGCTTGCCGGCGGAGGCTATCGCCATTCTGCTGCCGGTCGACCGCTTACTGGATACATTCCGCACCGCTGTGAATGTCGAGGGGGACATGG